The DNA sequence CGTGCAGACCGATTGTGTCCTCGTTGATGAGGCAGATGATCTCCGCCGAGGCCGGGGCCGCGGGGAGCGCGAACGCCGCCGTCGCCAGCGCGAGCGCCGCGATGCGCGCGAGACGCTTCGTCATGGGTGTCACCTCCTTCCCTGGAGTCCGAGGGGTAGGTCAGGGGGTGAGCGCCGCCTCCCTGGTGCGGAGGCCGGCGCCGCCGATCTCGGGGAACAGCCCGCTCGCGACGAACGCCGCCGCGACGTCCGCGTCGTCGAACGCGCCGTGCTCGTGCAGCACGCGCAGCGTCGGCTCGGCGGCGGCGGCGTACGCGCCGTTGGCGCCGGCCCGCGCGGTGGCGGCCTCCGCGGCCGCGACCGGGTCGGGGAACGCCTCGGGGTGCGCCGCCGCGGCCGCGACGAGGTCGTCGGTGTCGGGCGCGAGGAACGCGTGCACGAGGCCGGGGACGAGCACGCCCGCCGCGCGGCGTACGCCGGGGTCGAGCGAGGGCCAGTAGCGCGCGAAGACGTCGCGGAACAGCACCGCGTGGCGGCGCTCGTCCTCGGCGTGGTCGGCGACGAGGCGGCGTACGCCGTCCTGCACGCGGTCGTCGTACGGCACCCGCGTCAGCGTCGCGCTGATGAGCGTCTCGGAGACGAACGCCGCGAGCAGGCGTACGGCGTCGCGGATCTCCGCGGGCGCGGCCGCGACGGTCTCCGCGACGAGCCGCACGAACGGCGGGACCGTCTCGGGGGCGGCGATGCCGGTGGCGCGCTCGACGGCGTCGGCCATCGCTGCGCACATCTCCGCGTGGCCCGCCTCGTCGGTGTAGAGCCGCAGCGCGTCGCGGCGCAGCTCCTTCGGGAACGCCGCGTGCTCGCGGATGACGAGGACGGCGTCGTTGACGGGCCCGATCTCCAGCGCCTCGGTCATCGCGAGGTGCCACTGGAGGTGCCGCGCGCAGACGTCCTGGACGGCGTTCGGGCTGAGCGCCGCCGACTCAGGGACGGCGAGCAGCGGCACGACGTCCGGGCTGAAGAACGCGCGGCCGCCGTCGAACGCCGTCGACTGGTGGTCCTTCGAGCGCACCCAGGCGCGCGTGTCCCACAGCCGGAACGCCGAGCGGTACGGCACCTCGTCGCTGTCCATCGTTGCCCTTCCGTGTCGTTCGAGGAGTTCGAGGCCCGGGCGCGCGCCCCTGCCGCTGGCCGTGCCACCGCCGGGAGCGGGGGCGCGACGCGCCGGACTTCGCAGGTATCGGTACGGGTGCTCTCGCCTGCCGAAACCGGTCGAGCGCCGGGTGCCGAAGCCCGGTGCCGCCGCGGCGGGAGCGGTGGAGCCGTTCTAGCTCTCGGTGCTCTGGAGGACGTCGTCCAGGCAGACGAGGGGGAATGTGCCGTAGTACACGCAGTCGGGCGCGTCGGGGCTCTCCACCTTGATCTGCTCCAGCAGGCACTGGACAGGGGTTGTGACCATGTTGATGCAGCCCGCGGCGTGAGCCGGGGCGGCGGGCAGGACGAACGACGCGGCAGCGGCCGCGGCGAACGCCATGCCGGCGAGACGCTTCGTCAAGAAGAACACCTCCTTCTGTCGCCGATGTGGAGCCAGGCGTCCCGGGCGACACGGGGCGCCGCCGCGCGGGTAGGGATGGGCACGCGCGAGGCCGGTTCGGGGGCGGCACGAGGCCGCGAGGGAGTGCGTGCGCGCCGTACGCGCACGGGGAGGGACGCGCCGTCCGAACGGTGCGCGCACGTCGTTGCCGAGACGAGTGCGCGAGGGCCGCGGCGCGAGGGGCTAGCGAGCCGGTGTCGGTCCGCGCCGGGGCGAGAGGTCTGGGACGCGAGTGCGAGGCACGAGGGGGTGCACCTCCGTAGGGGGCGGGGCCGGCTCCTGGGTGGCCGGCTCCTGTGGGGGCATCACGAACGGCGGACGGCGAGGGAGCCGTACACCGGACCTGACGACGCTCTTCTACGCATGCCCCCCGCGCTCCTCCCTCAACCGCGCGGGAATCGGTCGTGCGGCGAGGCCCGGCGCGCGCCCCTGCCGTGGCCGTGCCACCGCCTGGGAGGGAGCGCGTACGCCGGACGTCGCTGGTGCTTCGTTGCCGGGGTGCTCACGCCTGCCGAACCCGGACGGAGCCGGCTGCCGAAGGCCGGTCCGCGGGAGGACGCGAGCGGGAGGTGCCGCTAGGAGGCGGCGGGCAGGCAGATCTCGACGAATGTGTTGACCCGGTGGCACTGCTGTACCGCGGGCGTCACGGTCGACAGGATCTGGTCGATGCAGTCCTGGATTGTCACGCTGCAGGACGCGTTCGCCGGGCTGGCCGGGAGCGCGAACGACGCCGCGGCAGCCGCGACGAGGACAACGCGGACGATGCTCTTCTTCATCAGGGGATCACCTCCGCCTGTCGCCGATGTGGGCCAGGCGCCCCGGGCGACACGGGGCGCCGCCGCGCGGGTAGGGAGGGGCACGCGCGAGGCTGGTCTGAAGGCGGCGTTCATCGCCGCGGGAGGGGCAGCGCCGTCCGAACGGTCGCGCACGTCGTTGCCGAGACGAGTGCGCGGGACCCGGCGCGCGGGGTCAGCGGGGCAGTGTCGGTCCGCGCCGCGACGAGGGTGGGAGGGGGCGTGCGGGGTGTGGCTGGGGCACGACGGTCGACCTCCGGGAGGGGGAGAGGTGCGTACGGGCACCCTTCTACGCACCCGCCGCCGCTCCTCCCCCTCCCGCCCCGCGAATCAGCCGGCGGCGCGGTCGGCCACCCGGCGACGACGCGACGTACGCAGCGCCCACTCGTTCCGCGGGCGAAGGCGGGCCGGCCGGGCGCGCAGACCTCACGGATTCTCGCGGCGCGCCAGAGCCAGCAGCTGCTGGTGGCTGGCCTGGGCGAGTTCCCCCAGCAGGGTGATGTCCCGCTGGTGTGTCGCCTGTTCAACCTGGTTCAGGCCGTACGACGTGTTCAGCGCGAGCCTCATGGCGCCCGTGAACGCGTTCTCCGACGCCTGGTTGAGGAACACCGTTCCCTTGAAGCTCATTCGTGTGAGCGCATGGCGAACCTCGGACATCAACGCCTCGAACTCCGCCAGGGTGTTCCTCTCCGCGTCGTCCGGGCGGTACCTCATCGGATAGGTGGGGAGGTTGGCCTGCTTGACGTGTTCGTACTCATGCCAGAGGACCTGAGCTATCGGCCACGGATCGTCGGCGTTCAACGCGTTCTCGACGAGTGCCGTCGCGACCGTGACGAACGCCTTGGTACCGGTCGACGTGTGCACCCCGCCGCGAGTGGCGCCGAGCTTGTCCGACTTGAAGGCCTCGTAACCAAGGCGCGTTGCTCGTTCCGACCAGCGGTCCTGATCCAGGAGGTCGTACTCGGCAGCCGAGCCGATGCCGTGGTCGGCCCGCACGATCTCGAGCACTCCCTGGACATCGCCCGCACCGAACAGCCCCAACCGCTTGCCTGCCTTGACGACATCCCGAAGCTGAGCGGCCGTAGCCTCTACACGCTGCACCGGAAGAAGACCACGCTGCCACCGGAGCGGGGGTGGGGCAGGAACGCGACCACTCTCGACCAGGGTCCCCACCGCTCGGTTTCCGGCGTCCCGCTGCAACGCGAGCACTCCCGGCAGAAGAGCCGGAGTCTCCCGCCTCCCATCTGCGACAGGACGTCTTCGCGCCGTCATCGGCGGTGCCGTGGACCGCGGCGTGACCGCGTCCCCGAACTCGTGCACCACGTTGGCGTCCACCCCTCGTGCCGAAGCCGCCGTCACGGTAGCGGTGGCACGCCGCACAGGAGAGGCCCTCCCGGGCAGCGGTCAGGGTCAGCTCTCCTGCCCGAAGGGGCCGGCCGCCCTGCGCAAAGGGACAGGAGCCCCGGTGGTGTCCACCGCGCCACGCTCAGGGCGTGGACGGTGCCCCCGGCGGGAGTCGAACCCGCACCGGAGCCGATTTTAAGTCGGCCGCCTCTGCCAGTTGGGCCACGGGGGCGCCGCCCAGTGTCTCAGCCGGGGAACCGCCCGCGCGGGTCGTGCAGCGCGCCGAGCGACACGATGTCGCGGCGGAAGAACAGTGCCAGCGTCCAGTCGGCGACCACGCGCACCTTGCGGTTGAGCGTCGGCACGCGGCTCACGTGGTACGTCCTGTGCATGAACCACGCGGGCCACCCGCGCAGCCGCACGCCGTAGACCTGCGCCACGCCCTTGTGCAGCCCGAGGCTCGCGACGGATCCCGCGTTCTTGTGGCGGTACGGCTCCGGCGCTCCGCCCCTCAGCACCGTCACCAGGTTGTCGGCGAGGCGGCTCGCCTGGCGTACGGCGTGCTGCGCCGTCGGCCCGCAGAGCTCGCCGGGCCGCGTCAGGTCGGGCACCGCCGCGCAGTCGCCCGCCGTCCATGCGCCGTCCACGCCTTCGACGCGGAGGTCCGCTCGCGCGCGGAGCCTGCCGCGGTCGTCGAGGGGCAGGCCGGCGTACGACGCCAGCGCCGGATGCGCCTTGACGCCCGCCGTCCAGACCAGCGTGTCAGCGGGGAACGACGTGCCGTCGGACAGCACGCAGACGCCGTCCACGGCCGACTCCAGCCGCGTCTCCAGGCGTACGTCCATCCCGCGCTTGCGCAGCCGCTCCAGCGCGTAGTCGGCCATGGCCGGGCCGATCTCGCCGAGGATGCGCGGCGCCGCCTCGACGAGCACCCAGCGCGTCTCTGCCCAGTCGATCTCCGGGTAGTAGCGGCGGACGGCCTCGCGTGCCATGTCCTCCAGCTCCGCGAACGCCTCCACGCCCGCGTAGCCCGCGCCGACGAACACGAACGTCAGCGCCCGTTGACGCCGCTCGGGGTCTTGCGTCGAGGCCGCGACGTCGAGGCACTCGAGGACGGAGTTGCGCAGGTAGATGGCCTCGCCGACGGTCTTGAAGCCGACGGCGTTCTCGGCGAGGCCAGGGATCGGCAGCGTCCGCGCGACCGACCCTGGGGCGACGACCACGACGTCGTACGGCAGGTCGTACGCGCTGCCGCGCAGCGGCTCCACGCGCGCGGTCCTCGTGGCGTGGTCGAGCGCGACGACCTCGCCCGTGACGACCCTGGTCCCGCGCAGGACCCGGCGCAGCGGCACGACGACGTGCCGCGGCTCGATGCTCCCCGCCGCCGCCTCGGGCAGGAACGGCTGGTACGTCATCGTCGGCTCGGGGCTGACCAGCGTCACCTCGGCCTCGCCGCGGCGCAGGCGCCGTTGCAGCCGCAGCGCCGTGTAGAGGCCGACGTAGCCCCCGCCGATCACGAGGACGCGCGCCGTCACCGCAGCCCCGCGAGCTTCGTCGCGCGGGCGAAGACGTCGTCGAGCATCGGCTCGGTCAGCCTTCCGGTGAACGTGTTCTGCTGGCTCGGGTGGTAGCAGCCCAGCACGCTGACCTGGCCTGCCTCGACCTCGGCTCCGTGGCCGAACCGCGCGACCCTGGTCGGCACGCGGTAGCCGGCGTTGCGCAGCGCCGGGAACGCCGCCGCCCACGCGAACCCGCCGAGCACGACCGCGACGCGCAGCGACGGCGCGAGCAGCTCGAGGTCGCGTTCGAGCCAGGGGCGGCAGGCGTCGCGTTCCTCGGTGGTGGGCTTGTTGGCCGGCGGCGCGCAGTGCACCGCCGCGACGATCCGCGTGTCGATCAGCTCCTGGCCGTCACCGGCGTACGTGCTCGTCGGCCGCGCGGCGAGACCCGCGCGGTGGAGGGCGGCGTACAGCCAGTCGCCGGAACGGTCGCCGGTGAAGATGCGTCCCGTCCTGTTGCCGCCGTGCGCGGCCGGCGCGAGCCCGATGACGACGATCCGCGCGCGGGCGGGCCCCCACGAAGGGACGGGCCTGCCCCAGTACGTCTCCCCCGCGAACGACGCGCGCCGCTCGTCCGCCACGCGCTCCCGCCACTCGACCAGCCGCGGGCAGGCCCGGCAGACCGACACACGCGAGTCGAGGTGCCCTGGGCTCATCGCGGAGGCGGCGAGGCGGACGACGTCGGGGGGCTCGTACGCCACCGGCGTCAGCCGCGAGGCGACCTCGGCCGGGTGCTCGGCGCCCGGGACGACGTACGCCACTAGGTCGTGTCTCTCGGTTCGCGGCCGTCGCGAGCGGCAGTCCAGGTTGCCGCCCGCAAGGCGGACGAGGAGCCGACAGCAGCGCTGTCGGCGACGAGGACGACGCAGCGAGCGGCGATCTGGGCGCCGCGCAGGAGGCCGTTCGATCCGGGAGCCACGGCCTACGTCACGTCGCGCCGGGTGAACGACAGGTAGAACGCGCCGACGAGGAGCGTCACGTAGAGCGCGAGCGTCAGCGCCGCGCGGCCGCTGGTGAGGACGTACTGCGCCTGCTCGCCGCTGAAGTCGACGAGCTGCTTCGCCCGCGCGGGCGCCACGCTCATCTCCTTGTTGAGCAGGGCGACGGTGTTCTCCGTGAGGAGGTAGCGCTGCCAGCCGGGGCGGAGGCCGCGGACGGCGTTCTCGACGGCGACGACGTAGACGAACGCCGCGACGAGCGCCGCGACGGTGTTGCGCGCGAGCCCCGCGATGGCGTACCCGACGAGTGCCATCACCGCCCCGAACACCAGGCCGCGTCCGGCCGTCAGCAGGTTGGACAGGTGCAGCCCGCCGGTCACGCCGTCGGTCGTGCCGCGGGTCGCGCCGATGACGTACAGCCCGGTGTAGACGACGAGGTGGAACACCACGGAGAACGCCGCCACGACGCCGAGGAGCGCGACCGCCTTGGCGGCCATGACGCGGCCGCGGCGCGGCTCCCAGAACAGCAGCGCCTGCATCGTGCCGATGTGCCAGTCGGCGCCGACGTAGCTCGCCCCCAGCACCAGCGCGAGCAGCCCGACGCTCACCGCCACCGTCTTCACGCCGCCGGGCAGCGCGGTGCGCGCGTGCAGCCGCGGGTCGTCGAAGTACGTGCCCACCATGAGCGCGCAGTCCTCGTCCTGGGGGATCTCGCCGCGCTGCTTCGCCTCCTCGCAGTAGATCCGGTCCTGCTCCTGCTGCTGCGCGGCGATCTGCTGGACACGGGGGTCGACGTGACGGGTCGACGTGAGGAAGATCCGGCCGAGCGTGAGGATCGTGATGGCGAACACGGCGATGGCGACGTAGCGCGCCAGCCTGCGCGAGGTCAGCCGGCGCACCTCGGAGCGCAGCAGGCCGGTCATGCGTTCCCCTCGGTCAGGTCGAGGAACACGCTCTCGAGGTTCGCCGCCAGCGGGGTCAGCTCGGCGACGTACTGCTTCTTCTTCGCCAGCGCCTCGCTGACCCTGGCCGGGTCCGTCACGCCGGTCACGAGCAGGTGGTCCTCGGCGCGCGTGACGGTCATGCCGGCCGTCTCCAGCGTCGTCGCGGCGAGCGCGAGGTCGGCGATGCGGACGCGTACCTCACCCGTCGCCTTCGTCGCGAGCACGTCCTTGACCGTGCCCGACGCGATGCGCCTGCCGCGGACGAGGATGTCGACGGTGTCGCAGACCTGCTCGACCTCGCCGAGCAGGTGCGACGAGAGGAACACCGTCACGCCGTTCGACCCGAGGTGGCGGATGAGCTCGCGTACCTCGCGGATGCCGGCCGGGTCGAGGCCGTTGCTCGGCTCGTCGAGGATGAGCAGCCGCGGCCGCTTCATGAGCGCCGCGGCGATGCCGAGCCGCTGCTTCATGCCGAGGGAGTACGCCTTCACGCGGTCGTCGGCGCGCTCGGTGAGGCCGACCGTCGCGAGGCCCTCCTCGACGCGTTCCCTCGGGAGGCCAGCGACGTCGGCGAGCAGCTCGAGGTTGAGCCGGCCCGAGAACTGCGGGAAGAACAGCGGCGTCTCGACCAGCGCGCCGACCTGGCCGATGACCTCGGGCAGCGCCTCGGGCACCGGCCTGCCGAGCAGCCGGATGTCGCCGGCGTCGGGCTCGACGAGCCCGAGCAGCATGCGGATCGTCGTCGTCTTGCCGGAGCCGTTCGGCCCGAGGAAGCCGTGCACGCCGCCCTCGGCGACCGACAGGTCGAGCGCGTCGACTGCCTTGTGCGGCGGCTTCCGGAACCGCGTGAACGACTTCCGCGCGCCTGCGACCTCGATGACCGGCATCAGAGCCGGTCTTGGAACAGCGCCAGCGTGCGGCCCCACGCCTGCGCGGCGGCCACGGCGTCGTACACCTCGGGCCTCGAGTCGTTGAAGAACGCGTGCTCGGTGCCGGGGTAGCCGAACACGTCCACCGTGCCGCCCGCCGCCTCGATCGCGGCGCGCGCCTGCTGGATGCCCTCGGCCTCGGGCCCGCCGTCACCCTCGGCGGCGTGGATCTGCGCGGCCTTGCCGTCGTAGGACGGCCAGTCGGGGCTCATGTGCTGCCACGGGATCGCCGGGTAGAAGCCCACCGCCGCGACGATCTCCGGCGCCAGCGTCGCCGACCAGAGCGCCAGGCTGCCGCCCATGCAGAAGCCGACGGCGCCGATCTTGTCGCCGGTGGTCTCGGGGCGTGCGACGAGGTAGCGCGCCGCGCCCGCGATGTCCTTGGCGGCGCGGTCCATCGCCAGGCCCATCAGCAGCTTGCCCGCCTCGTCCGGCTCCGTCGTCGTGATGCCGTGGTAGAGGTCCGGTGCCAGCGCCACGTAACCCTCGCCGGCGAACGCGTCAGCCAGGCTGCGGATGTGCGGCACCAGGCCCCACCACTCCTGGATCACGATCACGCCGGGCCCCGAGCCCGTCTCCGGCACGGCGAGGTAGCCCTCGGCGGAGTCCCCGTTGCTCGCGAACGTCACCTGCTCACCCATGCTCGCGACCCTAGCGTGTGCACACCTGCGCAACCGGGTTGCGGCCCGTGCGGCGAAAAAGCGCACCCCGAAGCCGTACGGCGCCGCGACCGGCTACGGCGAACGCCGTACGTCGAGGTCCACCGGCCCCGCCACGCCGTCCACGCGAGCCCACGCCGAGGCCTGCCAGACGCGCCACTCCCCGCCCGGCCTGCGGAGCACGCGCGGGACCCACTGCTCGCGCCCGCCGAGGTCGCGGAAGTACCGCTCCGCGAAGTCGTCGCCGACGTAGAGCAGCACCCGCTGGCCGCGTGCCTGCTCCACCACCTCGGCGAACGCCGTCACCTCGGCCCGTACGTCCTGCGCCGGCGGCCGCGCGGCGCAGTTGCCGGCCAGCTCCAGGTCGAGCGCGGGCGGCAGCGCGGGACCGTCGGGCACCGTCGCGAGGAAGTGCTGAGCCTGCCGGACTCCGGGCGTGCAGAGCGTGAAGAAGTGGTACGCGCCGCGCTCGACGCCCGCGCTGCCCGCGCCGGACCAGTTGTCGGAGAACCTCGTGTCGACGTGGTCGCCGCCCTCCGTCGCCTTGACGTACGCGAACGCGATCCCGTCGCCCTTCACCCGCGCCCAGTCGATCGGGCCCTGGTGGTGCGAGACGTCGAGCCCGTACGTCTCCCCCGCCCGCAACGACGGCCGGTACGACGGCAGCCAGACGTAGCGCCCGATCGCGGCGCCCGCGCCGAGCGCCACGACGACGCCTGCCGCCACGACCCAGCGCCGCCTCATGGCGACAGCATCACACGCGAATCCCCGTGCCCCGACGACGGCGCCCGGCCACAATCCGTCCATGTCCGCGACGGTGCCGTACGACGCGTTCGCCGCCCTCCTGTCGGACCCGGCGGACGGCGACCTGCCCGACGGCGCGGTGCCCGGCTCCACCGGCACCGACTGGCTCGTCGTGCTCGGCCGTGCCCGCGAGCGGGGCTGGCGGATGACGGTGCTCGGCACCGAGCCGCGCCCGGTGCCGGACGACCTCGGCTCGATCGTCGCGGACCCCGACGACAGCCACACGGTGGCGGTCTGGCCGGCCGAGGGCGTGCAGGTCAACGTGTTCGTGGCGGCCGGCGAGGTGGACTTCGACGTCGACCGCCGCGAGATCACCGGCCAAGAGCCGCTCGACGCGCTGTGCGACTTCCTCCGGACGGCCGGGACGGCGCTCGGCAAGGACGTGACGCTCGCGTACGAAGGCAGTGACGCGGTCTTCCTGACCTACGACGTGGCGGCGGACGCTTTCAGCCTGGCGGAGCCGCCACGCTGAGCGCGATGCCGTCGAGGATGTCGCGCTCGCTCGCCACGACCTCCGGCAGCGACCACCGCCGCATCACCTCGCGCAGCACCAGCGCACCCGCGCCGATGACGTCCACCCGCCCTGGGTGCATGACCGGCAGCGCGGCGCGCTCCGTACGCGGCATCGCCAGCAAGCGCGCCGTCACGTCCTCCACCCGCTCCGCGGAGACACGCGCGAGGTGGATGGCCGCGGGGTCGTACGCCGTCAGCCCCAGCGCGAGCGCCGTCACGGTCGTCACCGACCCAGCCAGCCCGACGAACGTCGCCGCCCGCCCGACCTCCACGTCCACGCCGTCGAGCGCGAGCGCGACGTCCGCCACGGCCGCGTCGAGCTCGGCATCGGGCGGAGGGTCCGTACGCAGCCGCCGCTCGGTCAGCCGTACGCAGCCCACGTCCACGCTCGCCGCCTGCTCGACCCCCGTCGTCCCGAGGACGAACTCCGTCGACCCGCCGCCGATGTCGCAGACGGCGTACGGCGCGGGCAGGTCCAGCTCCGCCGTCGCGCCGAGGAACGACAGCCGCGCCTCCTCCTCCCCCGCCACCACCTCGGGCGACACGCCGAGGATCGCGGCGCACCCCTCCACGAACTCCAACGCGTTCGCCGCGTCGCGGGTCGCCGACGTCGCGACCATCCGTACGCGCTCCGCCCCGGCCATGAGCGGGACGTACGAGCGGAGCGCCGCGAAGGTGCGTTCCAGCGCGTCGGGCGCCAGCATGCCGGTGCGGTCCACGCCCTGCCCGAGCCGCACGATGCGCATCTCCCGGTGCACGTCCACGAGCCGTCCTTCGACGACGTCCGCGACGAGCAGGCGGATCGAGTTGGTGCCGCAGTCGACGGCCGCGACGCGCGTCACGGGGTCACGCAGGGGCCCCGGGATCCCCAGTCCCCCAGCGCATCCAGGGCCTCGCGGCCGAACGGGTTGGCGCCCGGCACGGCCAGCTCGTGCGCGACGAGGACGTGCAGGCACTTCACCCGCGTCGGCATCCCGCCGGCTCCCGGCGCGCCGGGCAGCACACCCAGAGCGTCACGTCGGGCGAGGTAGTCGTCGTGCGCCGCCGAGTAGGCCTCGGCGCGCTCGGGGTCGGAACCCAGCCGCTCGGTCATCGACGCCATGAGACCCGACGACTCCAGCGTCCCGATCGCCGACGCGGCGCGCGGGCAGGTCAGGTAGTACAGCGTCGGGAACGGCGTCCCGTCCTCCAGCAGCGGCGCCGTCTCCACGACGTCCGGGAGCCCGCACGCGCACCGGTGCGCGACGGCGCGCAGGCCGCGCGGCGGCCGGCCGAGCTGCGCCTCGACGGCGGCCCGGTCGTCCTCGGAGATCACTTGCGGAGCTGTGCTTTCGGACGCGGCGCGGTGCCCGCCGCCTCGACGGTGCCCCAGAGCCGCGAGTACCACGGCCCCTCGCCGCCGACCGCCTTGCCGGCGGGCGTGCCGGCACCGACCGGAGCGGGCGTCGGGGACGGGGTGAGGAGGATGTAAGGCACCTCGCCAGGCCGCACGAAGTGGAGACGCTCGCGGGCGAGCTGCTCGACGTACGCGGGGTCCTGAAGTCGCTGCTTCTGCGCCTCCAGCGCGTCCACCCGCGCCTGCGCCTGCTGCTGCTTCGCGCGCAGCTGCGCGACCTTGCCGCGCTGCGCGACGTACTGCCGCAGCGGCACCGTCAACGCCAGCGCGAGCACGCAGAGCACCGCCGCGAGGATCGCGGCGCGAGTCGTGATGGCGGTGCGCTTCGCGCCGGGCTCGGGCTTCGGAACGGTGGGCGTGCCGACTCCCTGCGTGCGCCGCCGCGCGTCGGGCCGCCGCGTCGACGGCTTGCGTCGCGCGGGCCCGGTCGGGCGCTTGGTCAAGCCTTGACCTCGAAGCGCGGGAACGCCGAGCGGCCCGCGTAGCGCGCCGCGTCGTCGAGCTCCTCCTCGATGCGGAGGAGCTGGTTGTACTTCGCCACGCGCTCCGACCGCGCGGGCGCGCCGGACTTGATCTGCCCGCAGTCGAGCGCGACGGCGAGGTCGGCGATCGTCGTGTCCTCGGTCTCGCCCGAGCGGTGGCTCATCATCGACGTGTAGCCGGAACGGTGCGCCAGCACGACCGCGTCGAGCGTCTCGGTGAGGGTGCCGATCTGGTTGACCTTGACGAGCAGGGAGTTGGCGCAGCGCTCGGTGATGCCGCGCGCGAGCCGCGCCGGGTTGGTGACGAACAGGTCGTCGCCGACCAGCTGCACCGTCGTACCCAGCTCCTCGGTCACACCGCGCCAGCCGTCCCAGTCCTCCTCGCTCATCGGGTCCTCGATCGAGACGATCGGGTACGCCGCGACGAGGCCCGCGTAGTACGCCGCCATCTCCGTCGCGGACTTCGCGGCACCCTCGAACTGGTAGGCGCCGTCCGAGTAGAACTCCGTCGCCGCGACGTCGAGCGCGAGAGCCACGTCCTGCCCGGGCACGAAGCCGGCCTTCTCGATCGCCTCGACGATGAGGTCGAGCGCGTCGCGGTTGGCCGGCAGGTCGGGCGCGAAGCCTCCCTCGTCGCCGATGGCAGTCGTGAGCCCGCGCGCCTTCAGCACCGACTTCAGCGCGTGGTAGACCTCGGCGCCCCAGCGCAGCGCCTCGCGGAACGTCGCCGCCCCCACCGGCGCGACCATGAACTCCTGGATGTCGACGTTGGTGTCGGCGTGCGCGCCGCCGTTGAGGATGTTGAGCATCGGCACCGGAAGGACGTGCGCGGTCGCGCCGCCGACGTAGCGGAACAGTGGCAGCCCAGCGGACTCCGCGGCGGCCTTCGCGACCGCGAGCGACGCGCCGAGGACGGCGTTGGCTCCGAGCCTGCTCTTGTCGGGCGTGCCGTCGAGGTCGATGAGCGCCTGGTCCACGAGCCGCTGCTCCGACGCCTCGAAGCCGAGCAGCGCGTCTGCGATCTCGTCGTCGACCGCGGTCACGGCGTTCTCGACGCCCTTGCCGCCGAAGCGGTCGCCGCCGTCGCGCAGCTCCACCGCCTCGAACGCGCCGGTGCTCGCGCCGCTGGGCACCGCCGCGCGGGCGATCGTGCCGTCTTCGAGGGCGACCTCGACCTCGACGGTGGGGTTGCCGCGGGAGTCCAGGATCTCCCTGCCTGCTACGGCCTCGATGGACGCCAACGCCTCGCTCCTCGCTGTCGGGTGAGGAGCCCAGCGTACCGACCGGGCAGCTAGCTGAACGTGAAGCCGGTCACT is a window from the Frankiaceae bacterium genome containing:
- a CDS encoding DUF501 domain-containing protein gives rise to the protein MISEDDRAAVEAQLGRPPRGLRAVAHRCACGLPDVVETAPLLEDGTPFPTLYYLTCPRAASAIGTLESSGLMASMTERLGSDPERAEAYSAAHDDYLARRDALGVLPGAPGAGGMPTRVKCLHVLVAHELAVPGANPFGREALDALGDWGSRGPCVTP
- a CDS encoding septum formation initiator family protein — its product is MTKRPTGPARRKPSTRRPDARRRTQGVGTPTVPKPEPGAKRTAITTRAAILAAVLCVLALALTVPLRQYVAQRGKVAQLRAKQQQAQARVDALEAQKQRLQDPAYVEQLARERLHFVRPGEVPYILLTPSPTPAPVGAGTPAGKAVGGEGPWYSRLWGTVEAAGTAPRPKAQLRK
- the eno gene encoding phosphopyruvate hydratase, with the protein product MASIEAVAGREILDSRGNPTVEVEVALEDGTIARAAVPSGASTGAFEAVELRDGGDRFGGKGVENAVTAVDDEIADALLGFEASEQRLVDQALIDLDGTPDKSRLGANAVLGASLAVAKAAAESAGLPLFRYVGGATAHVLPVPMLNILNGGAHADTNVDIQEFMVAPVGAATFREALRWGAEVYHALKSVLKARGLTTAIGDEGGFAPDLPANRDALDLIVEAIEKAGFVPGQDVALALDVAATEFYSDGAYQFEGAAKSATEMAAYYAGLVAAYPIVSIEDPMSEEDWDGWRGVTEELGTTVQLVGDDLFVTNPARLARGITERCANSLLVKVNQIGTLTETLDAVVLAHRSGYTSMMSHRSGETEDTTIADLAVALDCGQIKSGAPARSERVAKYNQLLRIEEELDDAARYAGRSAFPRFEVKA